Proteins co-encoded in one Oreochromis aureus strain Israel breed Guangdong linkage group 3, ZZ_aureus, whole genome shotgun sequence genomic window:
- the LOC116319736 gene encoding uncharacterized protein LOC116319736, which translates to MPEHPGIPQPHRESISKHVWIKLTGPAAGSLSEAFCQSVAGLQENVSAKVVTPREAQRDDVTVPPTMIVMEGKAAGAQKYIKVEKLYRIVLLGNTEAGKSSLANIIFGENVFQVNNTECQTESKSLHGRRITLINTPDFSGPGRSEELKPEILRCITECTPGPHAFVIVLKVEKSTEQQQQAVIEKISQYFSEEIFKYAAVVFTQDGPDSDEMKIKQFIDQNKYLRDLVKKCKSRYHIINKYNGQGGSSQFKVVDLLNTVDRLVNENKGVCYTSKMLPQADTHYKANSSVSKNEMIKLAGAAAESMAKAFSGSAVVVLTPGSTNATEKDGTETDEKEENGDGKATSETNNNGQKEMTNEEEGGGGGRKNQQTKVTKEDNREITKGEEERKSEGEVANETKEAQEGKTTGQSNELEQDEGPNETQEDREEEAGETVQEETQEKIEGKVEDKPQKTVQEHATEKEPLGGGASAGGGAAAGGGVAAGVLLTAASVIAGGALSAAVESVAAATGAGASAGTAGMGGAAEAVKAAGAGANAGTAGAGGAAEAVEAAGAGTNAGTAGSGSAAEAVEAAGADANAGTAGGGGAAEAVEAAGAGANAGTAGARGAAAAAGYVAAAAVATGGAVGIAWLIQKIRNVIELIKQHVGLVLLVLVFYSLLLSWFFLKAPFAGTLLLSFLFLLLVIILVII; encoded by the exons ATGCCTG AACACCCAGGAATCCCCCAGCCCCACAGGGAAAGCATCTCTAAGCACGTATGGATCAAATTAACAGGCCCTGCAGCTGGATCTCTGTCAGAAGCTTTCTGTCAAAGTGTAGCAGGTTTGCAGGAAAACGTGAGCGCTAAAGTGGTTACACCACGAGAAGCACAGAGAGATGATGTGACAG TGCCACCAACAATGATTGTCATGGAAGGAAAAGCAGCTGGGGCTCAAAAGTACATCAAAG TGGAAAAATTGTACAGGATTGTCCTGCTGGGAAACACTGAAGCTGGGAAAAGCAGCCTAGCAAACATCATTTTTGGAGAAAACGTGTTCCAGGTTAACAACACTGAATGCCAAACTGAGTCCAAATCTCTCCATGGAAGAAGGATTACCCTGATCAACACTCCTGATTTCTCTGGCCCAGGTAGATCAGAGGAGCTGAAGCCTGAAATACTGAGGTGCATCACTGAGTGCACTCCGGGGCCTCATGCTTTTGTCATTGTGCTCAAAGTGGAGAAatccacagagcagcagcagcaggctgtcattgagaaaataagccagtatTTCTCAGAGGAGATTTTCAAATATGCTGCAGTTGTCTTTACTCAGGATGGCCCAGACTCAGATGAAATGAAGATCAAACAGTTCATAGATCAGAATAAATATCTGAGAGATCTGGTGAAGAAGTGCAAGAGCCGATACCACATCATTAATAAATACAACGGACAGGGTGGCAGCAGCCAGTTTAAAGTGGTAGACCTGCTAAACACAGTAGACCGGTTAGTTAATGAAAACAAGGGAGTGTGCTACACCAGCAAGATGTTGCCACAAGCAGACACCCATTATAAGGCTAACAGCAGTGTCTCTAAGAATGAAATGATCAAACTTGCAGGCGCTGCAGCAGAATCCATGGCAAAGGCTTTCTCTGGGTCAGCTGTTGTAGTTTTAACTCCAGGATCAACAAATGCAACAGAGAAAGATGGCACTGAAACagatgaaaaagaagaaaatggagaTGGAAAAGCTACATCAGAAACAAATAACAATGGACAGAAAGAAATGACAAacgaagaagaaggaggaggaggaggaagaaaaaatcAACAGACAAAAGTGACAAAAGAAGATAACAGAGAAATAACaaaaggagaggaagaaagaaaaagtgaaggGGAAGTagcaaatgaaacaaaagaagcacaagaaggaaaaacaacTGGACAATCAAATGAACTAGAACAAGATGAAGGACCAAATGAAACACAAgaagacagagaagaagaagcaggagaAACAGTGCAAGAGGAAACTCAAGAAAAAATAGAAGGAAAAGTGGAAGATAAGCCACAAAAAACAGTACAGGAGCATGCAACAGAAAAAGAACCATTAGGAGGTGGAGCATCTGCAGGTGGCGGAGCAGCTGCAGGAGGTGGTGTAGCTGCTGGAGTATTATTAACAGCTGCAAGTGTTATAGCTGGTGGAGCATTATCAGCAGCCGTAGAAAGTGTGGCAGCAGCAACAGGAGCAGGTGCAAGTGCTGGTACAGCAGGGATGGGAGGTGCAGCAGAAgcagtaaaagcagcaggagcagGTGCAAACGCTGGTACAGCAGGGGCTGGCGGTGCAGCAGAAgcagtagaagcagcaggaGCAGGTACAAATGCTGGTACAGCGGGGTCTGGCAGTGCAGCAGAAgcagtagaagcagcaggaGCAGATGCAAATGCTGGTACAGCAGGGGGTGGAGGTGCAGCAGAAgcagtagaagcagcaggaGCAGGTGCAAATGCTGGTACAGCAGGGGCTCgaggtgcagcagcagcagcaggatatgtggcagcagcagctgtagcCACTGGAGGAGCAGTAGGCATAGCATGGCtaatacaaaaaataagaaatgtgaTAGAGTTGATAAAACAACATGTTGGACTGGTATTACTGGTGCTTGTTTTCTACTCGCTGCTTCTGTCTTGGTTTTTTCTCAAAGCACCATTTGCTGGGACCCTCCTCTTATCATTTTTGTTCCTGTTGCTTGTTATTATTCTTGTTATCATATAA